One Elephas maximus indicus isolate mEleMax1 chromosome X, mEleMax1 primary haplotype, whole genome shotgun sequence DNA segment encodes these proteins:
- the ARMCX4 gene encoding armadillo repeat-containing X-linked protein 4, with protein MGRIQEVGWVTAGLVIWAGACYYIYRLTKGRTQSVRRSTRNGSRVKKETVVEVQNQILAMSEAMARAKIETIPKVKIGAETGARGETKAEVALATAIASPKANSQAEAMTGAEAKAEAEPQCEAKAVVGTVVKTEAMTLTTAKAEAREVFKKEAMTQTEAEAGKVVKKEAVTQTKAKVWALAARSEARKEAMTQTKAEARTLAVKETEIKRVMVTQTEVLAVTREVAKMEATNKTGVVTETEARAMEETVSVAKPQFEARPGATVDAKGNSDVMSPVVAGVGMRSCVQSQAVDKIQVDDMPGARVEARGNYKTTFRAESGADMKASTQPQNVAEAQAEGMPGARVDVKSSTNAMGKAGAGEDMTAYIQPWTVAKKQAEATPGARVDGRGNTNVIYRAMTGIDMRAAFQPQAVAGTQAETMPDARVKARGKPKAKSKARARANLRANAQAETLSDARVKARGNPNAMSKVGAGIDTLSCTQPQPVASVQADERIKARANTSAMSKEETGTDTKAQPQATTKSQVKALCSAKRKARGKANAKCKTKAGTDTKTFAQAQAGNKTQAEVASDSRVDGSGDPNAISRAGAKADLRTCGQPQAVASSQAEALPGGRNKAKVNPNAASKAEAGADTRDCAQPQTVASPQVEALPGGRKKTRGNRNVVPKAEAGADMSDSAQPRTVANSQVEALPDGKNKARGNHNTVSKAESEADTTDSAQPQTVANSQAEALPGGRNKARGNRNAVSKAESEADTMDSAQPQTVANSQVEALPGGRKKARGNRNAVSKGEAGADTKDSAQPQTVASFQVEALPGGRKKGRGNRNAASKVESEADMGDSAQPQTVANSQAEDLPGGRNKARANLNAVSKAEAGADARDSAQPHAVASFQVEALPGARNKVWDNPNAAPKTEPGADKRDSVQPQTVANFQIGALTGARNKVRGNPNGVSKAGAGADMKDSAQPETVANSQAEPLPGVRDKVMPRFEAEVIADVEVYANPKAEAMPTSESEGGEDIQALRKTQPKVHHYYWNGIGIEDWIAAERWIKFRFQARDGYWENSMSWAGDENEVSIESWSGASDEASIHRSWAATCDETSIKSGPGAGAGGGAENEVGIGSWAGAGDQINEGSWVTESGNQASGGPWAGGQASEGPWTGRKDSGSSWAGAGAGDKAIGGSWTGTENQASGVSWAVKEAIRASWIGAENQASGESWTGAEEQVSGRSWNEVRIQSSKGSWAGAEDQADGGSKPRFEDQASGIGSWTGAGGQAGGRPRLGPEDQSRGGSWAGAGDQAGDCPKPGYEDQATGGGSWAESRPGNEASGRSRLGLEDQGSGGPWARAEDQVTGKYMSEAGDQAGEGSRLVSEDQANGCFWACTRNQTSREGSWAGTGGQASGRLKPGPEGQSSDGPWAGTGSQVGGGSWAGANDQAGGVPKLGPEDQSRDGSWAGTGSQVSGESWAEAGDQAGDCSKPGFEDQATGGGSWAGSEPGNEDSGGSRLGPEDQASGGSWAGIEDQSSGESWTYTWHQAGGKSRPGLSDQSSGESWAGAVNQANESWTGAGDQVGDCSKPEFEHQATGRGSWARSRPGNGASGGSRLEPEDQASRRSWTRAEDQASGESQVRAEVAATKGSCFGAGKETSIGSWFWEGEEAGTVSSPGGKDKAIAKSRSGTGEETIISSGSGAEDKVSIGSWIQSDDASYGGSCAGAEGGAEARIGSWFWDGDATTQGSSLGAEGEPGVGCWTLAEDVDEEELNSRSSPDIEEISLRSLFWAESDDSIEFRPKTGKNVKFERGPGDKAKIQDKSEASGEVHESSCFPDNENRSQGKSRPKAQANMSAESRGTYSSVVPGAGMGSWAGAMIWTEINFPYQNESCLPPEDELRKQIRAGEKIQPWACRCKREANMDPREFEKLICMIEMTEDPSIHEVANNALFNSSVYPCSQEVVRNVGGISIIESLLNNPYPSVRQRALNALNNISVAAENHREVKTYINRVCEDTITYPVNSSVQVAGLRLIKHLTITSEYQHMVTNYISEFLRLLTVGSGETKDHILEMLLNFSKNPSMTKDLLIANAPTSLINIFSKKETKENILNALSLFENINYHFKKRAKVFTQDQFSKNSLYFLFQRPKVCAKKLRVLAAEYNDPEVKEKVELLISKL; from the coding sequence ATGGGCCGCATTCAGGAAGTGGGCTGGGTGACTGCAGGACTGGTGATCTGGGCTGGCGCCTGTTActacatttacagattaaccaaGGGAAGAACCCAGAGTGTGAGGAGATCGACCAGAAATGGGTCCAGAGTCAAGAAGGAGACTGTGGTTGAGGTACAGAACCAGATTTTGGCCATGAGTGAAGCCATGGCTAGGGCTAAGATTGAGACTATACCCAAGGTCAAGATTGGAGCAGAAACTGGAGCAAGAGGTGAGACTAAGGCTGAAGTAGCCCTAGCCACTGCTATAGCCAGCCCCAAGGCCAACTCCCAGGCCGAGGCAATGACTGGGGCAGAGGCCAAGGCAGAAGCAGAGCCCCAAtgtgaggccaaagcagttgttggaacagtGGTCAAGACAGAGGCAATGACTCTGACTACGGCCAAGGCCGAAGCCAGGGAAGTTTTCAAGAAAGAGGCAATGACTCAAACTGAGGCTGAGGCTGGGAAAGTAGTAAAGAAAGAGGCAGTGACCCAGACCAAAGCTAAAGTTTGGGCACTAGCTGCCAGGTCAGAGGCCAGGAAAGAAGCAATGACCCAGACCAAAGCTGAGGCTCGTACATTGGCTGTAAAAGAGACAGAGATTAAAAGAGTAATGGTGACACAGACTGAGGTCTTGGCAGTGACTAGGGAAGTGGCCAAGATGGAAGCCACAAATAAGACTGGAGTTGTGACTGAGACCGAGGCAAGAGCCATGGAAGAGACTGTGAGTGTAGCCAAGCCTCAGTTTGAGGCCAGGCCTGGTGCCACGGTTGATGCCAAGGGAAACTCAGATGTCATGTCTCCAGTAGTGGCTGGAGTGGGTATGAGGTCCTGTGTACAGTCTCAGGCTGTGGACAAGATCCAGGTTGACGACATGCCTGGTGCCAGGGTTGAGGCCAGGGGGAATTACAAAACCACATTTAGGGCAGAGTCTGGGGCAGACATGAAAGCTTCTACTCAGCCTCAGAATGTTGCTGAGGCCCAGGCTGAGGGCATGCCTGGGGCAAGAGTTGATGTCAAGAGTAGTACAAATGCCATGGGTaaggcaggggctggggaagaTATGACAGCTTATATACAACCTTGGACTGTGGCCAAGAAACAGGCTGAGGCTACGCCTGGTGCCAGGGTTGATGGCAGGGGAAATACTAATGTCATATATAGGGCAATGACTGGAATCGACATGAGGGCTGCTTTTCAGCCTCAAGCTGTAGCTGGTACTCAGGCTGAGACCATGCCTGATGCCAGGGTTAAAGCTAGAGGCAAACCCAAGGCCAAATCTAAAGCAAGGGCCAGGGCAAACCTGAGGGCCAATGCCCAGGCTGAGACCTTGTCTGATGCCAGGGTTAAGGCTAGAGGCAATCCCAATGCCATGTCTAAGGTAGGGGCTGGAATAGACACGTTATCCTGTACACAGCCTCAACCTGTGGCCAGTGTCCAGGCTGATGAAAGAATTAAAGCTAGGGCCAATACCAGTGCTATGTCTAAGGAAGAAACTGGAACAGACACAAAGGCACAGCCCCAAGCTACAACCAAGAGCCAGGTTAAAGCCTTATGTAGTGCTAAACGTAAGGCTAGGGGCAAAGCCAATGCCAAGTGTAAGACAAAGGCTGGGACAGACACGAAAACCTTTGCACAGGCTCAGGCTGGGAATAAGACCCAGGCCGAGGTTGCGTCTGATTCTAGGGTTGATGGCAGCGGGGATCCTAATGCCATTTCTAGGGCAGGGGCTAAGGCAGACTTGAGGACCTGTGGTCAGCCTCAGGCTGTGGCCAGTTCCCAGGCTGAGGCCTTGCCTGGTGGCAGGAATAAGGCCAAGGTCAATCCCAATGCTGCATCTAAGGCAGAGGCTGGGGCAGATACAAGGGACTGTGCCCAGCCTCAGACTGTGGCCAGTCCCCAGGTGGAGGCCTTGCCTGGTGGCAGGAAGAAGACCAGGGGTAATCGCAATGTTGTGCCCAAGGCAGAGGCTGGGGCAGATATGAGCGACTCTGCCCAGCCTCGGACTGTAGCCAATTCCCAGGTTGAAGCCTTGCCTGATGgtaagaataaggccaggggcaacCACAATACTGTGTCTAAGGCAGAGTCTGAGGCAGATACAACGGACTCTGCCCAGCCTCAGACTGTGGCCAATTCCCAGGCTGAGGCCTTGCCTGGTGGTaggaataaggccaggggcaacCGCAATGCTGTGTCTAAGGCAGAGTCTGAGGCAGATACAATGGACTCTGCCCAGCCTCAGACTGTGGCCAATTCCCAGGTCGAGGCTTTGCCTGGTGGCAGGAAGAAGGCCAGGGGTAATCGCAATGCTGTGTCTAAGGGAGAGGCTGGGGCAGATACAAAGGACTCAGCCCAGCCTCAGACTGTTGCCAGTTTCCAGGTGGAAGCCTTGCCTGGTGGCAGGAAGAAGGGCAGGGGCAACCGCAATGCTGCATCTAAGGTAGAGTCTGAGGCAGATATGGGGGACTCTGCCCAGCCTCAGACTGTAGCCAATTCCCAGGCTGAGGACTTGCCTGGTGGCAGGAATAAAGCCAGGGCAAACCTCAATGCTGTGTCTAAGGCAGAAGCTGGGGCAGATGCAAGGGACTCTGCCCAACCTCACGCTGTGGCCAGTTTCCAAGTGGAGGCCTTGCCTGGTGCCAGGAATAAGGTCTGGGATAATCCCAATGCTGCACCCAAGACAGAGCCTGGGGCAGATAAAAGGGACTCTGTCCAGCCTCAGACTGTGGCCAATTTCCAGATTGGAGCCTTGACTGGTGCCAGGAATAAGGTCAGGGGCAATCCCAATGGTGTATCTAAGGCAGGGGCTGGGGCAGATATGAAAGATTCTGCCCAGCCTGAGACTGTGGCCAATTCCCAGGCTGAGCCCTTGCCTGGTGTAAGGGACAAGGTTATGCCCAGGTTTGAGGCAGAAGTCATAGCAGATGTTGAGGTCTATGCAAATCCTAAGGCTGAGGCCATGCCCACTTCTGAGAGTGAGGGTGGGGAAGACATTCAGGCCCTCAGAAAGACTCAGCCTAAGGTCCACCACTATTACTGGAATGGGATTGGTATTGAGGATTGGATTGCTGCTGAGCGGTGGATCAAATTTAGGTTTCAGGCCAGGGATGGATACTGGGAGAATAGTATGTCCTGGGCTGGGGATGAGAATGAAGTCAGTATTGAGTCCTGGAGTGGGGCTAGTGATGAGGCTAGTATTCATAGGTCCTGGGCTGCGACTTGTGATGAGACCAGCATCAAGTCCgggcctggggctggggctggaggtggggctGAAAATGAGGTTGGTATTGGGTCCTGGGCTGGAGCTGGGGACCAAATCAATGAAGGGTCCTGGGTCACTGAGTCTGGGAACCAAGCCAGTGGTGGGCCCTGGGCTGGGGGTCAGGCCAGTGAGGGGCCCTGGACTGGGAGAAAGGACAGTGGGAGTtcctgggctggggctggggctggggataAGGCCATTGGAGGGTCCTGGACTGGGACTGAGAACCAGGCTAGTGGGGTGTCTTGGGCTGTGAAAGAGGCTATTAGAGCATCCTGGATTGGGGCTGAAAACCAGGCCAGTGGAGAGTCCTGGACTGGGGCTGAGGAACAGGTCAGTGGAAGATCCTGGAATGAGGTTAGGATTCAGTCTAGCAAAGGGTCCTGGGCTGGGGCTGAGGATCAGGCTGATGGTGGGTCTAAGCCTAGATTTGAGGATCAGGCCAGTGGGATAGGATCCTGGACTGGGGCTGGTGGCCAGGCTGGTGGAAGACCCAGGTTGGGGCCAGAGGACCAGTCCAGGGGTGGGTcctgggctggggcaggggaTCAGGCTGGTGACTGTCCCAAACCTGGATATGAGGATCAGGCCACTGGAGGAGGGTCCTGGGCTGAGTCTAGGCCTGGGAATGAGGCCAGTGGAAGGTCTAGGCTGGGGCTTGAGGACCAGGGCAGTGGAGGGCCCTGGGCGAGGGCTGAGGACCAGGTCACTGGAAAGTACATGTCCGAGGCTGGGGACCAGGCTGGTGAAGGATCCAGGCTGGTGTCTGAGGACCAGGCCAATGGATGCTTTTGGGCTTGCACTAGGAATCAGACCAGTAGAGAAGGATCCTGGGCTGGAACTGGAGGCCAGGCTAGTGGAAGACTCAAGCCAGGGCCAGAGGGCCAGTCCAGTGATGGGCCATGGGCTGGCACTGGGAGTCAGGTCGGTGGAGGCTCCTGGGCTGGGGCTAATGACCAGGCTGGTGGAGTACCCAAGCTGGGACCAGAGGACCAGTCTAGGGATGGGTCCTGGGCTGGCACTGGGAGTCAGGTCAGTGGAGAGTCCTGGGCTGAGGCTGGGGATCAGGCTGGTGACTGTTCCAAACCTGGATTTGAGGATCAGGCCACTGGAGGAGGGTCCTGGGCTGGGTCTGAGCCTGGGAATGAGGACAGTGGAGGGTCTAGACTGGGACCTGAGGACCAGGCCAGTGGAGGGTCTTGGGCTGGGATTGAGGACCAGTCCAGTGGAGAGTCCTGGACTTACACCTGGCACCAGGCTGGTGGAAAGTCTAGGCCAGGGCTCTCAGACCAGTCTAGTGGTGAGTCCTGGGCTGGCGCAGTGAATCAGGCCAATGAATCTTGGACTGGGGCTGGGGATCAGGTTGGTGACTGCTCCAAACCTGAATTTGAGCATCAGGCCACTGGAAGAGGGTCCTGGGCTAGGTCTAGGCCTGGGAATGGGGCCAGTGGAGGGTCTAGGCTGGAGCCTGAGGACCAGGCCAGTAGAAGGTCTTGGACTAGGGCTGAAGACCAGGCCAGTGGAGAGTCCCAGGTCAGGGCTGAGGTGGCGGCCACCAAAGGATCCTGCTTTGGGGCCGGAAAAGAGACTAGTATAGGGTCCTGGTTCTGGGAAGGGGAAGAGGCTGGTACTGTGTCCAGCCCTGGCGGTAAGGATAAAGCCATTGCTAAATCCAGATCAGGGACTGGGGAAGAGACCATCATTAGTTCTGGGTCTGGGGCTGAAGACAAGGTCAGTATTGGGTCCTGGATACAATCTGATGATGCATCCTACGGGGGTTCTTGTGCAGGGGCTGAAGGTGGGGCTGAGGCTAGGATAGGGTCTTGGTTCTGGGATGGAGATGCAACCACTCAAGGGTCTAGTCTTGGGGCTGAGGGAGAGCCTGGCGTAGGATGCTGGACTTTGGCTGAGGATGTAGATGAGGAAGAGCTAAATAGCAGGTCCAGCCCTGATATTGAGGAGATCAGTTTAAGGTCCTTGTTTTGGGCTGAGAGTGACGACAGTATTGAGTTCAGACCCAAGACTGGGAAAAATGTCAAATTTGAGCGTGGCCCTGGGGATAAGGCCAAAATCCAGGATAAGTCCGAGGCTTCTGGTGAAGTCCATGAAAGCTCTTGCTTTCCTGATAATGAGAACAGAAGCCAAGGAAAATCTAGACCTAAGGCTCAAGCCAATATGTCAGCTGAGTCAAGAGGCACATACTCGTCTGTGGTCCCTGGGGCAGGAATGGGGTCATGGGCTGGAGCCATGATCTGGACAGAAATAAACTTTCCATACCAAAATGAGTCCTGCCTCCCACCTGAAGATGAGCTCAGAAAGCAGATCAGGGCCGGGGAGAAGATTCAGCCCTGGGCCTGCCGCTGTAAACGTGAAGCTAATATGGATCCTCGAGAGTTTGAAAAACTCATTTGCATGATTGAGATGACTGAGGATCCTTCCATTCATGAAGTAGCTAATAATGCTCTTTTTAATAGTTCTGTTTATCCCTGTTCCCAAGAAGTCGTTCGTAATGTAGGTGGAATCTCAATTATTGAAAGCTTGCTCAATAACCCCTACCCCAGTGTTAGGCAGAGGGCTTTAAATGCGCTAAATAACATCTCAGTTGCTGCTGAAAATCATAGGGAAGTTAAAACATACATAAACCGAGTATGTGAAGACACCATCACCTATCCTGTGAATTCAAGTGTGCAGGTAGCCGGACTAAGATTGATAAAGCACCTGACTATTACCAGTGAATATCAACATATGGTTACAAATTATATTTCAGAATTTCTTCGTTTGTTAACTGTGGGAAGTGGAGAAACTAAAGACCATATTTTGGAAATGCTTTTGAATTTCTCTAAAAATCCATCTATGACAAAAGACCTGCTCATTGCCAATGCACCAACATCCCTGATTAACATCTTTAGCAAGAAAGAGACAAAAGAGAATATTCTTAATGCTCTTTCactatttgaaaatataaattaccattttaaaaaaagagcaaaggtATTTACCCAGGACCAGTTCAGTAAAAATTCCCTTTACTTCCTGTTCCAACGACCTAAAGTGTGTGCCAAGAAACTTCGAGTCTTAGCAGCAGAATACAATGACCCTGAGGTGAAAGAAAAAGTTGAGCTATTAATAAGCAAACTCTGA